From the Pontibaca methylaminivorans genome, the window TCCACGACGCCCTGAAATGCCCTCGCGATGCTTGATGGGGGTGCCGAATATACGGAAAGCGCGCCACAGGCGCGCTTTTCCGATCTGCAGGCGTTGCTGACAGGTGCCTTTGGATCAGGCGGCTGCGGCTTCTTCCTGTCTGGCGGCCATGCGCCGTTCGCTTTCCTCGCGAGAAAGCGCAACCGAGGTGCGGACACCGCGTCCGACAAAGGCCATCAGCCCCGAGACCACGCGTTCGTTCGGGTCGATCCCGGCACAGGACAGGATTTCGCGCCCGTCGCGCGACCGTGCCCAGCGGGCGATCTGCTCGGGCCCGTTGCCGTATTTCTTGTCGTCGGCAATCGCGTCGTCGAGAGCTGCCAGAACCACGGCAGCAAACAGTTTCCGGGCACGGTTCCCCTGTTCGTTGTTAAAGGCCGTGCCATCCACGAAATCAGTCATCGTGTTTCCCTTGTCATTATTGCTCTTGTTATTTCTGCTTTTCGCCTCTTATGGCGGATGTGGAGCGATTCGGATACCCCGCACACGAATAGCCCCCATGCGTCAGACGCATGGGTTTCTGCGTGCGCAGCACGAGATGGGCGTATTGCTACAGCCCGGTCAGCCATATATAGCTGCGGCATATTCGATATCAAGATTCTGACAAGGTGAATGAATGGCCAAGATCAACGGAAACGAGATTCGGCCCGGCAACGTTCTTGAACATAACGGCGGTCTCTGGGTTGCGGTCAAGGCCGAGCATGTGAAGCCCGGAAAGGGCGGGGCCTTTGCCCAGGTGGAGCTGCGCAATCTGCGCAACGGCAGCAAGCTCAACGAACGCTTCCGCAGCGCCGACAAGGTCGAGCGCGTGCGGCTCGAACAGCGCGACATGCAGTTCCTTTACGAAAACGACGGCATGCTGATCTTCATGGATGCTCAGACCTATGACCAGGTCGAACTCCCCAGCGACATCCTGGGCGAGCGCCGGCCGTTCCTGCAGGACGGCATGACGATCCAGGTCGAATTCCACGAACAGGAAGCGCTGAACGCCACCCTGCCGCAGAAGGTGACCTGCCGGGTGGACGAGACCGAACCCGTGGTGAAGGGGCAGACCGCCGCCAACAGCTTCAAGCCGGCGACGCTCGACAACGGCATCAAGATCATGGTTCCGCCCTTCGTCGGCCCGGACGAGGACATCGTGGTCAACACGGAGACCATGGAATATTCCGAACGCGCCTGAACCGCTGCCGCCCGCCGGACGCGGGGCCGGAATTCAGGCGCGCAGGCGCAGGGCGGGTTCGGCCTCGAGCGAGCGGGCAAGCGAGCGGAAGCGTGCCTCGGCCGCCTCGCCGTAAAGGGCGCTCGCGGCGCGGGTCAGATGCAGTTCAAGCACCCGCTTGCGGGGAAACCAGCGCAGCGCGGCCATGGGCGAATCCTTCTGCATCCAGAGCATGGCGCCGAAGCGCATCGCCTTGCCGAGGATGACCGCTTCGCGGCGGCCCCGTTCGTCCAGCAGATCGCAGAGCCGCTCAAAGCGGGTGCCTTCGCTCTTGTTCGAATAGCGATACAGCAGCGCCATGCCCAGAAACACGCGCTCGGAATGGTCGAGCCCGCCAAGGTTGGCGCGGGTCGCGTTGTCGAAACAGACCTCGGCGCGATAGTTCGGATGCGCCCGCCAGCTCACGTCATGCAGCAGACAGGCGGCCTTGATCAGCCGGATGCGCGATTCGGGCACGGATTTGAACAGCGGCATGACGAAGTTGAACAGGGTCTTGCCGAAACCCGGCATGCGCGCGTCCTTGGCTTCGGAGAAGTGGCAGGATTCGATCAGTGGATCGCGCTCGCGGATATGCTGGGGCATATGTTCGTAAAGCAAACCCTCGCGGATGCCGTAGCTTGAAATCGCCACGTCGCGGGGGCGGAATTCGCGCAGAAGCCGGATCAGCACATCCATGGCGATCGGCACCAGCGCGAGCCGCGCCGCGGAAACACCGCTCAGGCGCCGCAGCCGGTCGGGGGCGGTTTCCTCGATGAAACGCTGGGTCTCGCGCAGGGCGCGCGTGCTCATGCGGTATTCATGCAGCACCGGCAGGGGATAATTACGCCGCGCCATGTCGATCTGGGCGATGGCGCGCCAGCTTCCGCCGACCAGGAACAGGCGGTCCCGCTGCGGCCCCATATGTTCGGCCATGGCCCGCACCAGCGTCTTGATATGGGTCTCGCGCCCCTTGCGCCCGCCCGGCAGATGGGTGAGGCGAAGCGGGCCGAGCGGCGCCGAAAGCCGCTTGCCGATGCGGCCGGCGTTCACCTCGGCCAGTTCCATCGAGGCGCCGCCAAGGTCGCAGACGAGCCCGTGCGCCCCCGGCCAGCCAAGCAGCACGCCCTGCGCGGAAAGCCGGGCCTCTTCGTTGCCGTCGATGACCCAGAGCCGGATGCCGGTCTCGCGCAGCACCTCGTTGCGGAATTCGGCACCGTCGCTCGCCTCGCGAACCGCGGCGGTGGCAACGGCGGTGAGCGGCGGCAGCCCGATCCCCTCGGCCAGTTGCTGAAAGCGGCGCAGCGCCCCGAGCGCCCGCAGCTTTCCCTCGGGGTTCAGCAGGCCGCTTTCCGCAAGCCCGGCGCCAAGCCCGCACATGACCTTTTCGTTGTAGAAGAATGCCGGCGACCGCGCCGCCCCGTCAAAGATGACGAGCCGCACCGAGTTCGAGCCCACGTCCACCACCCCGACCCGCGACAGCGCGCGTGCGCTTGGCGAATCGAACAGCGCATGACCGAACGGATCCCATCCCGGCGTCGCCGCTTGCGCCTGGTCATTCATGTCTTGCTCACCCCCCGGTGATCCGTGCGCAGAATGCGAAATTGGCGGGCATCACGCAAGCGTTGTGCTCAGTCCGCCGCCGGGGTCAGCCGCGGTACATCCGCCGCGCCCGCCGATCCGCGCCCGGACAGCGAAGGATGCTCCATGAAGAAGCGATGGCAGTTGAAGGCCGATTCGGAGCAGGGCGGGCGGCGAAAGCTGCCATCCGGCGCCATCACCCAGCTTTGCGCCACGTCGGAGAGATTCGCCGCCATGATCTGCCCGACGATCTGTGCCCGCACGGTGGGGTTCTCGATCTCGACCATGGCTTCGACCCGGCGCGAGAAATTGCGCCCCATCCAGTCGGCCGAGGACAGGAACACCCGGGCCCGCCGCCCCGGCAACCCGTATCCGTTGCCGAAACAGATGATGCGGGAATGTTCCAGAAACCGCCCGACGATGGACTTGACGCGGATGTTCTCGCTCAGCCCCCTGATGCCGGGGCGCAGCCCGCAGATGCCGCGCACGATGAGCGAGATCCTGACGCCTGCGTTGCTGGCGCGGTACAGCGTGTCGATCACCTCGGAATCGATCAGCGCGTTCATCTTGGCCCAGATCTCGCCCGGACGCCCGGCTTTTGCATGGGCAATCTCGATCTCGATCAACTCGAGCAGGCGCGATTTCAGGTCGATCGGCGAAATGGCGAGGTTTTCCAGCGCCTCGGGCTCGGCATAGCCCGAGATGAAGTTGAAGACTCGCGTGAGATCCCGCCCGATCGCCCGGTCGCAGGTGAACAGCGAAAGGTCCGAATAGATGCGCGCGGTGATCGGGTGATAATTTCCGGTGCCGAAATGGGTGTAGGTGACAAGCTGATCGCCCTCGCGGCGCACCACGGTCGAAAGCTTCGCATGGGTCTTGAGGTTGATGAACCCATAGACCACATGCGCTCCGGCGCGTTCCAGGCGGCGCGACTGGCGGATGTTCGCGGCCTCGTCGAAGCGCGCCTTGAGCTCGATCGAGGCGGTGACCGACTTGCCGTTCTCGGCCGCTTCGCAAAGCGCGCCGACGATCGGGCTTTCGTGCGAGGTGCGATAGAGCGTCTGCTTGATCGCCACCACGTCCGGGTCCCGCGCCGCCTGCTGGAGGAACCGCACCACCATGTCGAAGCTTTCGTAGGGGTGGTGCAAAAGCATGTCCTTCTGCCGGATCGCGGCAAAAAGGTCGCCCTCGTGATCGCTCACCCGTTCGGGGATGCGCGGGCTGAACGGCGGCCAGAGCAGGTCGGCGGGGCCGGCCTGCACCAGTTCAGCCAGGTCCGATATGCCGAGCATCCCCTCGAATTCGACCAGTTGCCCGGCGCCCACGTCAAGCTGCTGCATGATGATCGCCAGCAGCCGCGCCGGTGCGCCGGCGGTATGGGTCATGCGCACCACCTTGCCGCGGCGGCGGCGCTTGAGCGCGATCTCGAATTCCCGCACGAGGTCTTCGGCGTCTTCTTCAAGTTCCAGGTCGCTGTCGCGCAGCACCCGGAAGGCAAAATGCGCCTGCAGCCGATAACCGGGGAACAGCTCGCCGAGCTTGAGCA encodes:
- a CDS encoding DUF6280 family protein, which produces MTDFVDGTAFNNEQGNRARKLFAAVVLAALDDAIADDKKYGNGPEQIARWARSRDGREILSCAGIDPNERVVSGLMAFVGRGVRTSVALSREESERRMAARQEEAAAA
- the efp gene encoding elongation factor P codes for the protein MAKINGNEIRPGNVLEHNGGLWVAVKAEHVKPGKGGAFAQVELRNLRNGSKLNERFRSADKVERVRLEQRDMQFLYENDGMLIFMDAQTYDQVELPSDILGERRPFLQDGMTIQVEFHEQEALNATLPQKVTCRVDETEPVVKGQTAANSFKPATLDNGIKIMVPPFVGPDEDIVVNTETMEYSERA
- a CDS encoding Ppx/GppA family phosphatase; translated protein: MNDQAQAATPGWDPFGHALFDSPSARALSRVGVVDVGSNSVRLVIFDGAARSPAFFYNEKVMCGLGAGLAESGLLNPEGKLRALGALRRFQQLAEGIGLPPLTAVATAAVREASDGAEFRNEVLRETGIRLWVIDGNEEARLSAQGVLLGWPGAHGLVCDLGGASMELAEVNAGRIGKRLSAPLGPLRLTHLPGGRKGRETHIKTLVRAMAEHMGPQRDRLFLVGGSWRAIAQIDMARRNYPLPVLHEYRMSTRALRETQRFIEETAPDRLRRLSGVSAARLALVPIAMDVLIRLLREFRPRDVAISSYGIREGLLYEHMPQHIRERDPLIESCHFSEAKDARMPGFGKTLFNFVMPLFKSVPESRIRLIKAACLLHDVSWRAHPNYRAEVCFDNATRANLGGLDHSERVFLGMALLYRYSNKSEGTRFERLCDLLDERGRREAVILGKAMRFGAMLWMQKDSPMAALRWFPRKRVLELHLTRAASALYGEAAEARFRSLARSLEAEPALRLRA
- a CDS encoding RNA degradosome polyphosphate kinase, yielding MTEADFLEHPFPEAVSLPDLDIAGPGRFYNRELSWLGFNWRVLEEADNPRVPLLERLRFLSISASNLDEFYTVRVAGLRELARTGHVTPAADGLTPAEQLALIDEEARRLMQAQQQSLTRLAAEMEDNGISLLQSGPLTEPELAYLDELFVERVFPVLSPLAIDPAHPFPFIPNAGFALALQLERIRDNHPLQALLPIPGQIDRFIELPRDGAGRRFLPLERLLLLKLGELFPGYRLQAHFAFRVLRDSDLELEEDAEDLVREFEIALKRRRRGKVVRMTHTAGAPARLLAIIMQQLDVGAGQLVEFEGMLGISDLAELVQAGPADLLWPPFSPRIPERVSDHEGDLFAAIRQKDMLLHHPYESFDMVVRFLQQAARDPDVVAIKQTLYRTSHESPIVGALCEAAENGKSVTASIELKARFDEAANIRQSRRLERAGAHVVYGFINLKTHAKLSTVVRREGDQLVTYTHFGTGNYHPITARIYSDLSLFTCDRAIGRDLTRVFNFISGYAEPEALENLAISPIDLKSRLLELIEIEIAHAKAGRPGEIWAKMNALIDSEVIDTLYRASNAGVRISLIVRGICGLRPGIRGLSENIRVKSIVGRFLEHSRIICFGNGYGLPGRRARVFLSSADWMGRNFSRRVEAMVEIENPTVRAQIVGQIMAANLSDVAQSWVMAPDGSFRRPPCSESAFNCHRFFMEHPSLSGRGSAGAADVPRLTPAAD